The Schizosaccharomyces pombe strain 972h- genome assembly, chromosome: I genome contains a region encoding:
- the ric1 gene encoding Rab-specific(Ryh1/Ypt6) Ric1-Rgp1 guanyl-nucleotide exchange factor subunit Ric1/Sat4, giving the protein MYFLHGTPQRIQLSSRAIQICRIPKVSFFVVLTETEILIYQIRPLTLISKITKSQNLFERHGKNKKIAVNSEYGIIAVATEKNYVAVYHFTLNASKPVLTPSPYLTRYDDGPGEIFGPIKCEIQYKLAMRYGGGLKCLEIQRDSIVYAADSAPIIQVSTLETTDPNKLWKVSSKQYDLREVTWFLDHSSLISRLYFDVKIDTFFWMSTDGRVYANIGVSSNTNTKSLFGLCVHNPVDLNKSDNDKDINEDLESKLREKKATVLSTNARFSLLYVGTADGTVYAYEIRDFGRQYVQTHSFKYSASSGKVNHIATTGDGHQVMVGYDDGWATLSPYLNLCCASSETEYFNFGLSCGFWDRDSSSFYGLGSKNFSSTGEAEGTGLSTPIIAESLKENDEFFAMEKENVDIQYLSQNDNTNDVLYSITDSKQFISTIYILPFLKSTIVSSVQSTLQVCGAQTSDRLYISKSYEFCSSVKNNFGIDFWDQVEYPQPYVASEWPIRYVSIKDDGSLIAIAGLHGLAIYVCSKKTWFLYKDANMEQLISVTCPMIWCSQFLLAGVVCESNFELHLYKAKGPLDDRENLAKLSFTSTIVTMSVCDEYSLVVYTADNFLHHIRFDINELGRLELDYLTSVNFAPIFTTPSRVRSITLLLPKDLANIQPSDLLFYAVLLVLINGKLVLLSLKKQHSKELLYQCSMLAGDVEFYFINGSQEIPSLFHSIWIMTGKGLKLWLSFSEILSSVLINTKNLIDGLPKFLNTSKRVSLENFHRLSVEDLRSPSFVYKNGVDCNFDNTHLAKLIKNVNISEKFQKECIDLESQGCLLTVLSNYGLLLTAYTQGHKNLVNKMEYAHIQIGVYPFLPEIVRALLLLDKREQAIDLVKTYGHLHYINFVLEKLLSSSLLTYNSSQRDKLLYEVSLLFKDLQEFTTFKIVLGCLRKTEAEYWPMIFKYFGEPKDLMKKCLETEDVKSAAECLIIWQIHQGSASCASTFLSIYEMALKIKNWDVCTELSSYLVSLDPEKRLLKTALELLDEGPDSKDIRLYDQFNNLMKEVDKY; this is encoded by the coding sequence ATGTACTTCCTTCATGGAACACCTCAGAGAATACAATTGTCCTCCAGAGCAATACAAATATGTCGAATCCCTAAAGTGTCGTTCTTCGTTGTTTTGACTGAAACCGAGATTTTAATATATCAAATTCGACCCTTGACACTCATATCAAAGATAACAAAGTCTCAGAACTTATTTGAACGTCATggaaagaacaaaaaaatagctGTTAACTCTGAATACGGAATTATAGCGGTTGCAACTGAAAAGAACTATGTAGCTGTCTATCATTTCACTTTAAATGCTTCCAAGCCTGTACTAACGCCAAGTCCTTATTTAACTCGATACGATGATGGACCTGGCGAAATATTTGGGCCTATAAAGTGTGAAATCCAATACAAGCTTGCTATGCGATATGGAGGTGGGCTTAAATGCCTGGAGATTCAAAGGGACTCCATCGTTTATGCTGCAGATTCTGCACCAATTATTCAGGTTTCAACGCTGGAAACAACTGACCCTAATAAGTTGTGGAAAGTGTCAAGTAAACAGTACGATTTACGAGAAGTCACTTGGTTTCTGGATCATTCTTCTCTCATATCTCGACTCTATTTCGATGTTAAAATCGACACTTTCTTTTGGATGTCAACTGATGGAAGAGTTTATGCCAATATCGGTGTTTCTTCCAACACGAATACGAAAAGTCTGTTTGGCCTTTGCGTACATAACCCTGTAGATTTGAATAAGTCAGATAATGACAAGGACATTAATGAGGACCTGGAATCCAAGCTTAGAGAAAAGAAGGCGACTGTTTTATCTACAAATGCCagattttctcttttatatGTTGGTACCGCCGATGGAACTGTGTATGCTTATGAAATACGAGATTTCGGTCGCCAATATGTTCAAActcattcttttaaatattcgGCAAGCTCCGGAAAGGTTAATCATATTGCTACGACAGGTGATGGCCATCAAGTTATGGTTGGATACGATGACGGTTGGGCTACACTGTCTCCTTATCTCAACTTGTGTTGTGCTAGTAGTGAAActgaatattttaattttgggTTATCCTGTGGCTTTTGGGATAGAGATAGTTCTTCCTTTTATGGACTAGgatctaaaaatttttcttctacaGGTGAAGCTGAGGGAACGGGATTATCTACTCCGATTATCGCCGAATccttaaaagaaaacgacGAGTTTTTTGCTATGGAAAAAGAGAACGTTGATATCCAGTATTTGTCACAAAACGACAATACAAATGATGTCTTATATAGTATTACGGATTCTAAACAATTTATTAGCactatttatattttaccttttttaaagagcACCATAGTTTCAAGTGTACAAAGCACCTTGCAAGTTTGTGGAGCTCAAACTAGCGATCGGTTATATATTTCGAAGTCATATGAATTTTGTTCTAGcgttaaaaacaattttggcATTGACTTTTGGGATCAAGTTGAGTATCCTCAACCATATGTTGCTTCTGAATGGCCTATTAGATATGTTTCTATCAAAGATGATGGAAGTTTGATAGCAATCGCTGGGCTTCATGGATTAGCTATATATGTTTGCTCAAAAAAGACCTGGTTCTTATATAAAGATGCCAATATGGAACAATTAATCAGTGTTACTTGTCCAATGATTTGGTGCTCACAATTTTTGCTAGCCGGTGTTGTTTGCGAGTCCAACTTTGAGCTACACCTATACAAAGCAAAAGGGCCTTTAGACGATAGAGAAAACTTGGCTAAATTATCGTTTACTTCAACAATTGTGACAATGTCAGTCTGCGACGAATATTCTTTGGTTGTCTATACAGCTGATAATTTCCTCCATCACATCAGATTCGATATAAACGAATTAGGAAGATTAGAACTCGACTATTTAACATCCGTAAATTTTGCTCCAATATTCACTACTCCATCCAGAGTTCGAAGCATAACGTTATTACTACCAAAAGACCTTGCAAATATTCAACCTTCtgatttacttttttatgCAGTCCTTCTGGTTCTCATTAATGGAAAACTTGTTTTGTTAAGtctaaaaaaacaacattCTAAAGAGCTTTTATATCAGTGCAGCATGCTAGCGGGAGACGTTGAGTTTTACTTTATCAATGGAAGTCAAGAAATCCCTTCATTATTTCATTCTATATGGATCATGACGGGAAAGGGACTTAAGCTATGGTTATCTTTTAGCGAGATCCTTTCCTCTGTTTTGATAAATACTAAAAACCTTATAGATGGCCTTCCAAAGTTTCTCAATACATCAAAAAGAGTATCTCtagaaaattttcatcGTTTATCTGTTGAAGACCTCAGATCGCCCAGCTTTGTCTACAAAAATGGGGTTGATTGTAACTTTGATAACACACATCTTGCtaaattgattaaaaatgtaaatatttctgaaaagtttcaaaagGAATGTATAGATCTGGAATCTCAGGGATGTTTGCTGACTGTATTAAGCAATTATGGACTTCTATTAACTGCTTATACCCAGGGTCATAAAAACTTAGTTAATAAGATGGAATACGCTCATATCCAAATAGGTGTTTATCCATTCCTTCCGGAAATTGTTCGAGCACTATTACTGTTAGATAAACGTGAGCAAGCTATTGACTTAGTCAAGACATATGGGCACTTGCATTATATCAATTTTGTGttagaaaaattactttcttcatcattatTGACCTACAACTCATCACAGCGAGATAAATTGCTTTATGAAGTAtccttattatttaaagacTTGCAAGAGTTTACCACTTTTAAAATCGTTCTGGGTTGCCTGCGAAAAACTGAAGCTGAATACTGGCCGATGATATTTAAGTATTTCGGAGAACCAAAAGACTTAATGAAAAAGTGTTTAGAAACAGAAGATGTTAAAAGTGCCGCAGAGTGTTTGATAATATGGCAGATCCATCAGGGTTCAGCCAGTTGTGCTTCTACCTTTCTAAGTATATACGAAAtggctttaaaaataaaaaactgGGACGTTTGTACGGAGTTATCTAGCTACCTGGTGAGTCTGGATCCCGAAAAACGTTTACTGAAGACAGCGCTGGAACTTCTCGATGAAGGGCCTGATTCCAAGGACATTCGTCTTTACGATCAATTTAACAATTTGATGAAAGAAGTGGATAAATATTAA
- the grp1 gene encoding GRIP domain-containing protein codes for MLGRLKDQLNMTLAQGQEEAKNRRRQFQEEDQLRRNNKSSNKLSQNEEDAKNMDSVVQKLNELQNNVVAFQKLLQEKTPLSSIQDLEGFREFMENLEHRYEMTVSEVRRLSHEVNDLQTDRENLKHQFEDQIEKLNSEISNQNSLILQKKDELEKSIQRCSELEEKINSLESAQSIEQEVISSLKDDKTVETKNDVPEVSRPSTDTIGVSSALSKKKKKRNRKNQKKKSTKQNIEATTENDALSESISTPDIQKVAQSEDVDAEQDTVADSKEEERRDIANDDLIVNANAKEPMHHFSFTDLDTLLNWPKYVFHHHKIHLADTIPLVFLDLKPKEYTVDLETPKLVEELTKQLHVAESTLKENSEKFKQNSESLKSRVDNLNDYITKLQNEIDECRRNLLWAESSCETIREENQKNIKKLNDAESLKSRLLQSRTQMQTELDSYITSNSQLKDEITSLKQTVSESEAERKRLFSSAQEKQLQMKETVNKLTSLQEQNNEFDRQLKEQEEDLQNKEEELTELRKLLREQTQDSQKLRLLVEQLELERQDLKQAGENHYSNLSSDYETQIKSLESSLTNSQAECVSFQEKINELNSQIDELKLKLNEANKKYQELAISFENSNVKTQSVEPDNGLSLEALKNENQTLLKNLEDSTARYEHLQKSFKNVFNQLRKQQPSNHGRNSSVSRSSSSVEVNSKHPGSDDMLIDKEYTRNILFQFLEQRDRRPEIVNLLSILLDLSEEQKQKLLSVKY; via the coding sequence ATGCTGGGAAGATTAAAAGATCAATTGAACATGACACTGGCCCAAGGCCAGGAAGAAGCTAAGAATCGACGTAGGCAGtttcaagaagaagatcaattaagaagaaataataaatcttCTAATAAGCTCTCTCAAAATGAAGAGGACGCGAAAAATATGGACTCCGTCgtacaaaaattgaatgaaCTACAAAATAACGTTGTAGCGTTTCAAAAGCTTCTACAGGAGAAAACTCCGTTGTCAAGTATTCAAGACTTAGAAGGATTCCGTGAATTTATGGAGAATTTAGAGCATCGTTATGAAATGACAGTTAGCGAAGTTAGGAGATTATCGCATGAAGTGAATGATTTACAGACTGATCGGGAGAATTTAAAACATCAGTTCGAGgatcaaattgaaaagctGAACTCTGAAATAAGTAATCAAAACAGTTTAATTCTacagaaaaaagatgagCTAGAAAAGTCAATACAAAGATGCTCGGAACTTGAAGAGAAGATTAATTCGTTGGAAAGTGCACAATCCATTGAGCAGGAGGTTATTTCCAGTTTGAAAGATGATAAAACAGTAGAGACAAAAAATGACGTTCCCGAAGTTTCAAGGCCCTCAACTGATACTATAGGTGTCAGCAGTGCTTTatcaaagaagaagaagaaaaggaatcgtaaaaatcaaaagaaaaagtcaactaaacaaaatatagAAGCGACTACAGAGAATGATGCGCTTTCCGAGTCCATTAGTACGCCTGACATACAAAAGGTAGCACAAAGTGAAGATGTAGATGCAGAACAAGATACAGTTGCCGATAGTAAAGAAGAGGAACGAAGAGACATAGCTAATGATGATTTGATTGTTAATGCCAATGCCAAGGAACCAATGcatcatttttctttcactGATTTAGATACATTATTGAACTGGCCGAAATATGTGTTTCATCACCATAAAATACACCTAGCAGATACCATTCCTTTggtttttttggatttgaAACCGAAAGAGTATACCGTAGATTTAGAAACGCCAAAGCTTGTTGAAGAACTTACTAAGCAGTTACATGTTGCCGAAAGTACTTTAAAGGAAAACTCGGAAAAATTTAAGCAGAACTCTGAAAGTTTGAAGTCTAGAGTTGATAACTTAAACGATTATATTACAAAGTTGCAAAACGAAATTGACGAATGCAGAAGAAATTTACTGTGGGCAGAATCGTCATGTGAAACAATACGAgaagaaaatcaaaagaatattaaaaaactgaaCGATGCTGAATCACTCAAAAGTAGGTTACTTCAATCCCGAACGCAGATGCAGACAGAACTTGATTCTTACATCACATCTAATAGTCAGCTTAAAGACGAAATTACTTCTTTGAAACAAACAGTCTCCGAGAGTGAAGCAGAACGGAAAAGACTATTCTCCAGTGCACAGGAAAAGCAACTTCAAATGAAAGAGACGGTAAATAAACTTACCTCATTACAAGAACAAAACAATGAGTTCGACCGTCAACTGAAAGAACAGGAGGAAGATTTGCAAAACAAAGAGGAAGAACTGACTGAACTTCGTAAATTACTCCGTGAACAAACGCAGGATAGTCAGAAATTACGTTTATTAGTTGAGCAATTGGAATTGGAACGTCAAGATTTGAAGCAGGCTGGTGAAAACCATTACTCGAACCTATCTTCTGATTACGAAACTCAGATTAAAAGCTTAGAATCCAGTCTGACTAACTCCCAAGCTGAATGCGTTAGTTTCCAGgagaaaattaatgaacTAAATTCTCAAATAGATGAACTGAAACTTAAGTTGAATGAAGctaataaaaagtatcagGAGCTGGccatttcttttgaaaactcCAACGTGAAAACTCAATCAGTTGAGCCCGATAACGGTTTATCGTTGGAGGCCCTGAAGAATGAAAATCAAACACTTCTCAAGAATTTGGAAGATTCGACAGCACGATACGAACACCTGCAAAAGTCATTCAAAAATGTGTTCAATCAACTACGTAAGCAACAACCTTCTAACCATGGGAGAAACAGTTCTGTAAGCCGCTCTTCTTCGTCAGTGGAAGTTAATTCTAAGCATCCTGGCTCGGATGACATGCTAATAGATAAGGAATACACACGCAACattcttttccaatttcTCGAACAGAGGGATCGTCGGCCTGAAATTGTGAACTTGCTGTCGATTTTGTTAGATTTGTCTGAagaacaaaagcaaaagcttttgTCTGTGAAATATTAA
- the mei2 gene encoding RNA-binding protein Mei2: MIMETESPLSITSPSPSDSTFQVDMEKTMHALPSSLLDSPLLSTNEHYPPKSTLLLSGPSPIRNIQLSATKSSESNSIDYLTDTQNIFPNFVNNENNYQFSTAPLNPIDACRVGERKVFTTGNVLLSADRQPLSTWQQNISVLSESPPQNGIQSYISSSEQAAQALTRKPSVTGFRSSSLNSNSDDIDIFSHASRYLFVTNLPRIVPYATLLELFSKLGDVKGIDTSSLSTDGICIVAFFDIRQAIQAAKSLRSQRFFNDRLLYFQFCQRSSIQKMINQGATIQFLDDNEGQLLLNMQGGSVLSILQLQSILQTFGPLLIMKPLRSQNVSQIICEFYDTRDASFALDELDGRIIHNCCLQVAYYDAMADSVSTSSASSLSVPRGFSGMLNNNSEWNNSMTMSSNQETPTAASCAVSRIGSSYGMSNNFGSVPLGRTESSPAWGTSGYYDVSSTSPVAPSDRNPSRQYNSIRYGLDVNPIAPPNSSRLKQRNSDLLNGINPQWSPFSSNTGKVFDSPTGSLGMRRSLTVGANASCSNPTNLSFASLTLHDSKADSTLSASSLNPDLNLQRYTPTVEKHASDRNSVDYAQIASGIDTRTTVMIKNIPNKFTQQMLRDYIDVTNKGTYDFLYLRIDFVNKCNVGYAFINFIEPQSIITFGKARVGTQWNVFHSEKICDISYANIQGKDRLIEKFRNSCVMDENPAYRPKIFVSHGPNRGMEEPFPAPNNARRKLRSIASAQQIGLFPPTASKC, encoded by the coding sequence ATGATTATGGAAACCGAATCACCTTTATCAATCACCTCCCCTTCTCCATCTGATTCAACTTTTCAAGTTGATATGGAGAAAACAATGCATGCTTTGCCCTCAAGTCTTCTTGACTCACCATTACTCTCTACTAACGAGCATTACCCTCCCAAGAGTACTTTACTTTTGAGTGGTCCTTCACCCATCAGAAATATTCAACTATCTGCTACCAAATCTAGTGAATCAAACTCAATTGATTATCTTACGGATACTCAAAATATCTTCCCCAACTTTGTTAATAACGAAAACAACTATCAGTTTTCAACCGCTCCTTTAAATCCTATTGATGCTTGTCGAGTTGGTGAACGGAAAGTATTCACTACAGGTAATGTTTTATTGTCAGCTGATCGACAACCTCTTAGTACATGGCAACAAAACATTTCTGTTCTCTCAGAATCCCCTCCGCAAAATGGCATTCAAAGTTACATTTCAAGTTCTGAGCAAGCAGCTCAGGCACTAACTCGTAAACCATCTGTTACCGGATTTCGTTCTTCCTCGCTTAACTCTAATTCTGACGATATAGATATATTTTCTCATGCTTCTCGTTACTTGTTCGTTACTAACCTTCCTCGTATTGTTCCTTATGCTACTTTATTGGagcttttttcaaaacttggAGATGTGAAAGGAATTGATACATCTTCATTGTCTACGGATGGTATATGCATTGTTGCTTTTTTCGATATTAGGCAAGCAATACAGGCCGCTAAATCACTGCGATCTCagagattttttaatgatagATTACTGTATTTCCAATTCTGCCAAAGAAGCagcattcaaaaaatgattaatcAAGGTGCTACTATTCAATTCCTTGACGATAATGAAGGTCAACTTCTCTTAAATATGCAGGGAGGTTCTGTTCTGAGCATCCTTCAACTGCAATCTATACTTCAGACGTTCGGTCCACTTCTTATTATGAAGCCTTTAAGAAGTCAAAATGTTTCACAAATTATTTGCGAATTCTATGATACAAGAGATGCATCTTTTGCATTAGATGAATTGGATGGAAGAATTATTCATAATTGCTGCCTTCAAGTCGCTTATTACGATGCAATGGCTGATTCAGTTAGCACCTCTTCGGCCTCTAGCCTCTCTGTTCCAAGAGGATTTAGTGGGATGTTAAATAACAATTCTGAATGGAACAACTCTATGACAATGTCTTCTAACCAAGAAACTCCCACTGCTGCTAGTTGTGCTGTTTCAAGAATTGGTTCGAGTTATGGAATGTCGAATAACTTTGGATCCGTTCCCTTAGGACGCACTGAATCATCTCCAGCTTGGGGAACAAGCGGATATTACGATGTCTCTTCAACTAGCCCTGTTGCTCCCAGTGATCGAAATCCTTCCAGGCAGTATAATTCGATAAGGTATGGTTTAGATGTAAATCCTATTGCACCGCCAAATTCCTCACGTCTTAAGCAAAGGAATAGTGATTTACTGAACGGAATTAATCCACAATGGTCACCTTTTTCCTCTAATACTGGTAAAGTCTTTGATTCACCAACAGGTTCTCTTGGTATGAGGAGAAGTTTAACTGTTGGTGCAAATGCATCATGTAGTAATCCTACAAATTTAAGTTTTGCCTCACTTACTCTACACGACTCAAAAGCAGATTCTACACTATCTGCTTCTTCTCTGAATCCGGACTTGAATCTCCAAAGATATACTCCTACTGTTGAAAAACATGCTTCAGATAGAAATTCTGTCGATTATGCACAAATTGCGTCTGGAATTGACACAAGAACCACGgtaatgataaaaaatatccCGAATAAATTTACCCAGCAAATGCTAAGGGATTACATTGATGTTACCAACAAGGGTACCtatgattttctttatttacggatagattttgttaataaatgCAATGTAGGATATGCGTTTATAAACTTTATTGAACCTCAATCTATCATTACCTTTGGCAAAGCTAGAGTGGGTACTCAATGGAACGTCTTTCACTCTGAAAAAATATGCGATATCAGCTATGCTAATATTCAAGGCAAAGACAGGCTGATTGAAAAATTCCGAAACTCGTGTGTTATGGACGAGAACCCTGCTTACCGCCcgaaaatatttgtaagCCATGGACCTAATAGAGGAATGGAAGAGCCTTTCCCTGCTCCCAATAATGCACGTCGTAAACTAAGATCTATTGCTAGTGCCCAACAAATAGGCTTGTTTCCTCCAACTGCAAGCAAATGTTGA
- the omt2 gene encoding 4-alpha-hydroxytetrahydrobiopterin dehydratase produces MNTSARLLALVSKSKNNWILQQGDTKLFKSFRFKNFIEAWGFMSCVALRAQQLNHHPEWTNVYNKVDITLTTHDTKGLTEKDLKLAEFIDTLAKDN; encoded by the coding sequence atgaacaCATCAGCTAGATTACTGGCGTTAGTCTCGAAATCAAAAAACAACTGGATTCTTCAACAAGGAGATACAAAACTATTTAAAAGCTTtcgttttaaaaacttcATTGAAGCTTGGGGATTTATGAGCTGTGTCGCATTGCGTGCACAACAGCTAAATCATCATCCCGAATGGACTAATGTATACAATAAAGTGGATATTACGTTGACAACTCACGATACAAAGGGACTTacagaaaaagatttaaagcTGGCAGAATTTATTGATACACTTGCAAAGGATAACTGA
- the apc14 gene encoding anaphase-promoting complex subunit Apc14: MDPFAGTGQSKSYRTFGNVFQRLSMSGNPKPLAKKPLLLPEASKAIEFWNYRDVIGGEEAEQERNERASRIAISRIASSRSSIPEYRQAIMQHLTKHVQQLDQLAEW; the protein is encoded by the coding sequence ATGGATCCGTTTGCTGGTACTGGTCAGTCCAAAAGTTATCGAACTTTTGGAAACGTCTTTCAAAGACTCTCCATGTCTGGCAACCCAAAACCTCTCGCCAAGAAACCACTTCTACTCCCTGAAGCTTCAAAAGCCATTGAATTTTGGAATTATCGAGATGTTATAGGTGGTGAAGAGGCCGAGcaagaaagaaatgaaagGGCAAGTAGAATTGCAATATCCAGAATTGCTTCCAGCAGAAGTTCTATTCCAGAATACAGGCAAGCTATTATGCAGCATCTGACAAAACATGTTCAACAACTTGACCAGTTGGCTGAATGGTGA
- the etf1 gene encoding electron transfer flavoprotein alpha subunit, with product MLRTTSRTFSRALSSSNFKINCGRRHWFSVLTLLEHQGGNLSPASLSAVEAAKRTGGDVFGFVIGKDSSQISQKVAKSVNDLKKVIYVENPSYEHNIPDQIANVLFENVKKNEISHVFSAHSTVGKGVMPRLAAMFDVMQISDIIGVVSADTFVRPTYAGNVNVTVSTKDPIKIVTVRASAFDAAPSSGEGAATVVEGIDPKPAALQEWVSENIIKNARPDLSSAERVVAGGRPLKDKETFERILTPLADKLGAAIGATRVAVDSGYADNSLQIGQTGKIIAPKLYIAVGIDGAIQHLAGIKDSKVIAAINRDENAPIFQTADVGIVGDLFEIVPELTEKL from the coding sequence ATGCTAAGGACTACTAGCCGGACATTTTCTAGGGCTTTGTCTTCTTCtaactttaaaataaattgtgGAAGAAGGCATTGGTTTAGTGTTTTGACGTTGCTTGAGCATCAGGGAGGGAACTTGTCTCCAGCATCCTTGTCAGCAGTAGAAGCAGCAAAGCGTACCGGTGGGGATGTTTTTGGATTTGTAATCGGTAAGGATTCTTCTCAAATTTCTCAAAAGGTAGCAAAATCGGTGAACgatttgaaaaaggttATCTACGTTGAGAATCCGTCATATGAGCATAACATTCCCGATCAAATAGCCAATgttctttttgaaaatgttaagaaaaatgaaattagtCATGTTTTTTCTGCTCATTCAACTGTTGGTAAAGGGGTGATGCCTCGTTTGGCTGCTATGTTTGATGTGATGCAGATTAGTGACATTATTGGTGTGGTTTCTGCTGACACATTCGTTCGTCCGACATACGCGGGAAACGTAAACGTTACTGTGTCTACAAAGGATCCTATTAAAATCGTCACCGTTCGTGCATCTGCATTTGACGCCGCTCCTTCAAGTGGTGAAGGAGCAGCCACTGTTGTTGAAGGTATTGATCCAAAACCAGCTGCTCTACAAGAATGGGTTAGTGAGAATATTATAAAGAATGCTAGGCCTGATTTGTCTTCTGCCGAAAGAGTTGTTGCTGGTGGTCGACCTTTGAAAGACAAAGAGACATTTGAACGCATCCTTACACCTTTGGCTGACAAATTGGGTGCAGCAATTGGTGCTACACGTGTTGCCGTGGATTCTGGCTATGCTGATAATTCTTTACAAATAGGTCAAACTGGAAAAATCATCGCCCCAAAGCTTTATATTGCTGTTGGAATTGATGGTGCTATTCAGCATCTTGCCGGAATCAAAGATAGCAAAGTCATTGCTGCTATAAATCGCGATGAAAATGCTCCTATCTTTCAAACAGCAGATGTGGGAATTGTAGGTGACTTATTTGAAATCGTCCCGGAGCTTACtgaaaaactttga
- the smd1 gene encoding Sm snRNP core protein Smd1, whose amino-acid sequence MKLVRFLMKLTNETVSIELKNGTIVHGTITSVDMQMNTHLKAVKMTVKGREPVPVETLSIRGNNIRYYILPDSLPLDTLLIDDSTKPKQKKKEVVRGRGRGRGRGTRGRGRGASRGF is encoded by the exons ATGAAGTTGGTACG CTTTTTAATGAAGCTGACGAATGAAACTGTCTCTATtgagttaaaaaatg GCACAATTGTTCACGGAACGATTACTTCTGTTGATATGCAAATGAATACCCATTTAAAAGCTGTTAAAATGACTGTCAAAGGTAGAGAGCCAGTGCCTGTAGAAACTCTGTCAATTCGTGGAAATAACATACGCTACTACATCCTCCCAGACTCGTTACCACTTGATACCCTTTTAATTGATGATAGCACAAAgccaaaacaaaagaagaaagaggTAGTACGAGGTCGTGGACGTGGACGTGGCCGTGGAACTAGAGGCAGAGGCCGCGGTGCTTCTCGTGggttttaa